The Candidatus Poribacteria bacterium genomic sequence AGAAACCGCTTGAACCGTTTTCTGTTGAAAAGCATTGGGGGCGTTGTGTGCAGATGTATCAACGGCTCGTTCCGCTCGCTGAAAAATTCGATGTAAAACTCATTATCCACCCATCGGATCCACCGCTTCCAGAAACCGAATTTTCACCGAAACGGTGGGCTGCCATCCTTGATGCCGTGCCAAGCGATCACAGCGGGTTGCTCTATTGCATCGGCACCTGCTATGAGTCGGGTGTAAACATCTTTGAGAACATCCGCCATTTTGGAGCGAAGGGGAAAATCTTTCACACCCATTTCCGCAATGTGCAGGGAACGATCCCGACGGGCGGATATATGGAGGTTGCGCTCGATGATGGAGACATGAATATGTTCAAGGTGCTTCAGACCCTAAAGGAGATCGGGTTCGACGGCGGCTTACAGATTGATCATCTGCCGAACTATATTGGCGATGTGGAGCAGCGGGCATCTTCTGCCTATGCGGTGGCTTATGTAAAGGCGTTATTGAGAGCACTTGAGGCTTGACCATGAAACGTTAATTCCCGTTACCCATGACGAAACCATCCGCAAATCTCACTAATTTTCTCTAATTTTTTAGAACTTAGTGAGGATTGGCGCAGATTCGCGGATGTCTTTAAGATTTTGTTTTTTGATGGGTGGATGCTAGGACATTATGTTGAATCTATAATCGCAAGAAAGGATAGCTAATGAATCGCCCCCCAGAAACTTTTGTGAGTGTGCAGGAGGACCGCCTCCTCGCTTTTAGTACTGCCTGTTTTGAGAAGGCGGGATTGTCGCATGACCACGCAGCACTGATCAGCCGTCTGCTTGTCAACTCAGACCTTCGTGGTGTGCGGAGTCACGGCACGCGGACGGTCAATGGTTATTGTAGCGGCTTTGAAAACGGAGATATGAATCCCCAGCCCAATATCCGCCAGATTCACGAAACGCCGACGGCTGTCGTGCTGGATGGCGATGGAACGCTCGGCTACCTTCCAATGGTTCGTGCGACTGAGGGGGCAATCGCCAAAGCGAAGGAGGTTGGACTAGGTATGGGGCTTGTGCGTCACATCGGACACTACGGCTCCGCAGGACACTACGCACGGATGTGCGAGGAGGCGGGCTGCATTGGCTTTTCCGTTCAAGGCTATCAAAATCTGGGCAATGCCGCCGGCAGCGATCCCAAACCGCAGCTTGGCTATTTCGGCAATCCTCCCATCTGCTTTGCTATTCCTGGGGGAGATGAACCGTCTGTGGTGCTTGATGCAGCAACATCCATCATGGCGGACTATCAGCGCGGGGACGACTATGACGCGCTCCTTTCCCTCATTCCGGCTGCTTTTTTCAAAAGCGTGGGTTATACTGCGGTCGCAGGTCTCTTGGGCGGTGGGTTGACAGGATACACGCTTCCTGACGACGAGGGGGTTACCGAACGCTGGCCCGGCGGGGCACGGTTGGGCGGTATGGTTCTCGCCATCCATGTGGACGCGGTTGTACCCGAAGCTGTATTCCGCGCTGAAACCGATCGGATGGTCCGAGACGTGAGAGAAACGTTTGAGCCGATGCCCGGCTATGACCGTGCACTGCTGCCCGGCGGGATTGAAGTAGAGAGAGTTGAGATGCACCGTCGTAATGGCATCCGCTACGGAGAGATAGAGCAGGAATCAGCCCGTGAAGTCAGTGAGCGTCTTGGCGTTCCGCTGCCGTGGGATTAATGCCGTGAAGACGAGAAAACGAGAAGGCGAGATGCACCGGACCAAAAGAATATTCAACGCGAGGGCGCGAAGTCGCAAAGAAACCTTTTTTAAGATTTTCCTTGCGCCTTTGCTACCTCGTGTCTTTGCGTTAAAAAAGAGCGGATATCGTTATCCCGTTTTTATGTAGTCGTTGTTAGGGTAAATCATTTAGGAGGAGAAAGAACTTATGGAACCACTTCGTGTTGGATTTATCGGTGCTGGTGGCTTTGCCAGACACACTATCTATCCGGCTTTACACCTTGCCCCCGTTGCCCTGCAAGCGGTCTGTGACATGGATGAAGCAAAAGCGAAAGATGCAGCGGGGAAATTTGGCACGGGGCGTTGGTACACGGATCGGCATAAAATGTGGGAACAGGAAGACCTTGAGGCGCTCATCATCAGTATGAGACCCGACCCACGCCAATCCCTCGTTCGTGAAGCTTTGGAAGCGGGCTATCACGTCTTTGTTCCCAAGCCGCCTGCCCCCTCTTTGGCGGATGCCACTGAACTCGCAGAGACCGCTGATCAGGCTGGCAAAATGTTGATGATCAATTTTCAGCGACGGTTCAGCTTGGGTGTCAGCCGTGCCAAAGAGATTATGGCGCAGGAATCTTTTGGTCAATTGACGCAACTCTTCTGCTCCTTCTGTAGCGGTACCTATCCGACGGTGCAATGGTATCTTTTGGATTTTGCTATCCATCATTTTGATCTCGCACAGTACATCGCTGGTCCAGCAAAAGAGATTGCTGTGTTCCACAACGAGGTAGGTGGGCAAGGATCTTTCGCAGTTGCGGTCGAATTTGAGAACGGTGCAGTCGGAAACCTCCAACTGAATAGCCAACGGCTCTGGAGGCGCAACTATGATCGGATTGAAATCACAGGACAGGAAGAGTACATTGTCCTTGATGGACTGTGGGAGATTGCTCACTATGCTGACTCCCAGAATGTCTTTACGGATAACTTCAGCGACCAACGCAACGGCGAATTGACCGGCGACGGGCATAGCTTGACAGAGTTTGTCAACGCTATCCGTGAAAATCGTGAGCCGATAGCGAGCATCAACGATTGCTTGAAGTCGATGCGGCTGTATGAAGCCGTTTTGGAAAGGCGAAAGGGAGTTATTACGCTGAATGATTAGTGATCCTTCAGCGTTAAAAGGAAGGATTCTATATGGCGGTCTCGATTCGAAAATACTGCGGAGATGACCGTGCACAGGTTGGTATGATTTGGTCAGCGGCTTTTGATGGTGGTCAGCCCAATCCAAGGCTTGAAAATCCGGAATTGCCCCTTGATCTCCGAAGTCCCGATGAAGATTCGCAGGTGTTCGTAGCGGACGTGGATGGGGTTGTCTCTGGTGCGTTTCAGATCTTTTATGCACCGTTAACTTGCCGAGGCGTACATTTCAGGTGTGGTGGCATGAGTGGTGTTGCTGTCGCGCCTGCGAGCCGTAAGCGGCATGTGGGAAGCGCAATGATGACGTGGTCGATAGAGGAGATGTATCGCACCGGGGAGGTTGTCACAAATCTACGTGCGGCTCATGAATTCTTCTATCGGCGGTTTGGTTGGGAGTGCTGCGGACGTTGTGTGCGTATTACTTGTCCTGTCCCACTGTTTCCCCGGATGGACTGTGTATTGCCGGTGCGCCAGTTGAGTGTTGATGACTGGGGACAATTGGACGCAACATACGAGGAGTTCGCACATCGCTATTCAGGGATGCGTCTTGCGCGCAAAGGTTTTGGCTTGTCGCGGCTCACACAGACCGAAGGCACTCCGCCCTTTGTATTTGCCGCCGGTGAGCCGGTGGAAGCCTATGCCATAGTGAGACTGACGCTAGGGATAGATCTAGCTATAATCGAATTTGTATGGACGACACTGCGAGGCTATGAAACGATGCTTGCGACATTGGCGGGTACTGGTATAAATCATCAGTCTATTACTTGGGATGAACCCTCTAACGGTCCGTTCTTGTCCTCAAAATGGTTTACCCGTGGCATGATGGCTCAACTCCCGGATCCATCGATGTTCCGCGTCTTGGATGTGCCTGCCTCTCTCACAGGCCTCTCCACGACCGCCTCCGGAACCTTCACAATGACTATTGATGATGAAATCCTTCCGTCCAACCGGGGACCGTGGCGGGTCTCTTACTGTCCTGAGGGCGTGCGGGTCGAACCGAGCGACACCGCAGCGCTGCACATGGACATCCATCAGTATACGCAGGCATGGCTGGGTGAGCCGAGCCTTGCAGATCTATTAACCCACGGCTTTGTGTCGTCTTCCAGTGCTGAGGCAGCGGAGGCGGCGAAAGCACTTCTGCCACCCCAAACGACTTATAGCCTCGAATATTTCTAGGATTTACCCATTTCAGCGCGGGCAAGTAGCCCGTAGGTCGAGATTCATATCTCGACGAAATTCGCGACCATGTCGATTTTGGAAAATCGATCTACTAATGTGACAACGAGGTAATGCAATGAGCCATACGATTCTCTACAAACGAAAGGGATTTTACGGTGCCTTTCCTGTTCTAACCCATCTCCCCGATGGACGGTTGACGGTTGGGATTCCGGTCGCACCATTCCATGACCACTACGCGGTTGCTGATTGGCTAGTGTTCCTGTCGGAAGACGAGGGAGAAACGTGGCAAGAAACCGATGATCCAACACTTCCCGACAATTGGCCCGGCACATCACCGCGTGAGATATATGACCGATTCGCCGCCGTGATGCCAGACGGGACGTATCTCTGTGCCGGTACAGTGGGCTGGCAAGCTCAGCCAGCAGAGCAACAGGCGGATGTGGAAGCACAGGGCCTAGTTGTGCGTCCGCACCCGCACGACAAGAACGCAATTTTGGTGGGGAGTAACAAGTTGTTCGTCCAGCGTTCGACTGATAAGGGAAACACATGGGAGCGGCAGGAATGGACTGTGCCCGGTGTTGAACATCTCACAGCGTTTCCGCGTTCAGCGTGGTTGGCGGACGGAACGATCCTGGTCCCTGTGTACGGTGCCGATCCCGATGCTCGTTGGCGAACCTACATCTGGCGATCAGGGGATGGCGGAAAAACGTGGCGTTGGTTGACGATGGGTTCTTATGTAACAGGGGTAGAGGGCAACGAGACATCACTTCTGGAGGTCTCCCCCGGGCGCGTCCTTGCCCATACGCGAACGGAGGGCAGCTACCTGCTGGAGACGTGGTCGGATGACGGTGGACGGACATGGTCGCAGCCGTTACAGACACCTATCTGGGGGTATCCGCCGCATCTGTTGAAACTTCGAGATGGACGGATACTGTGTTCGTTTGGATATCGACAGGAACCGATGGGGGTGCGTGCGGTCCTGAGCCACGATGGCGGGGTTACGTGGGGTATGGATAACGTTATTGTTCTACGGGACGACGGTGGGACGCCCAGCGAATTCCGATCCGACGTGCAGGGTGGCGGTGCTGATGTCGGCTATCCGATCTCAACGCAACTATCCGATGGGAGCATCTTGACCACTTATTACATTACGTTGTCGGATGGTGTAACGCACTCGGTGGCGACGCGCTGGGAAATTTAATAGGCGAAAACGGGATAACGAGAAGACCAGAAAACGGGATAACGGGATAAGATTGACCGCTGAGACGCAGAGAAGGAAATGCCAAAGGTTTTTTATTTTATCATGAGGTTCCATAACCTTTATTGAGTATTAACGTCGTCCACGCTATGCCCTCCGTCGTGGCGATGTTCACTGTGGGGGGCGTGGAGAAAGATGATGGATCACAAACAGAAGCTTGGCTATACGGTTTTGGGTGCGGTGATTATGCTGGTTGGTATAGGTGTCGGATCTATCGTTTCACCCCCTTTGATTGCACAGAGAGATGGTGTATTTGGTGAGATTGAGTGTACCGAGCTAATAGTGGTTGATAAGGCGGGGAAAACGGCAGTTCACTTATCTGCCCGTGAAGATGGGAATGGGATAGCTGTCTACGATACGGCAGGTCAAAAGGCGATTACCTTAACCGCTGTTGAATTGGGAAACAGTGTAACTGTCTGCGATAAAGCAGGAAAGGCGGTGGTTGACTTAATCGCCATTGAAGCGGGGAAGGGTGCAGTAGTTGCCTACGATAAGGCGGGGAATATCAGGGGGGTAGCGCCTTGAGCAGTTGACATATGTAAAATTTGGGTACTACAATTCCTTCTAATCCGTAAGTCCCGAAGATATCAACAAGCAGCGCGCTTCAGTGTTAGATATCTTTTGAAGAATGGAGACACTCACGATGTTAATTCAAGAACAGTTGCCTTGGACTCAAATGGACGACGAGCATTTGAGCCTATTCAAAGCCATCGGTGTAGACTATGTTACGATTAACCCGCCGCCGGATGATCTTAAAGATGGGGAAGATCGTGCAGACTTCTGGAAAGAGATGAGTCGGCGCGTTGATTCCCACGGGATGAAGTTGGATAACGTGGGTATGAACTGTTGGGACGAGATTTCGCTTGCCCGTCCGGATCGGGACCAAAAGATCGATGCGTGGTGCACCATGATTCGGAACCTCGGTGCCGCAGGAATCCGAACCTTGGGTTACAATTTCAAACCCATCGGCAACTTCCGTACAACTTCAGCGATTGGACGCGGTGGTGTCCGCTATAGCACCTTCGATTACGATGAGTTCATGGAAGATCCGGCGGACGTTCCTAAAAAATATATCGCCGAAGAGCAACTCTTAGAGAATTTGCACTATTTTCTTAATCGTATTGTTCCGGTGGCTGAGGAAGCAGGGGTTAAACTCGCGATCCACCCGGACGATCCACCCATTCCTGAACCGCTTGGCGGCGCAGCTCGAATCCTCTCGACGCTCGACCATTTCGAGCGCACATTTAACACAGTGCCCGGCGAGATGAACGCTATGCTATTTTGTCAGGGCTGTGTCCGTGAAATGGGAGAGGATGTGCCTTCCGCCATCCGACGTATCGGCTCACAGAACAAAATTGCTTACGTCCACTTTCGCAACATTAGAGGCACACCCAAGAGTTTCCAAGAGGTCTTTGTGGATGAGGGAGATGTGGATATGTATGAGGCGATGCAGACCTATCGGGAGGTGGGATTTGAAGGTCCCTTCATGATGGATCACACACCTAGTTTTCCGCAAGAGAATACGCAATGGGCGGGCAGGGCTTTTGCTGTCGGTTACATCCGATCGATGATCCAAGCCGTTTATCGTTAAAACAGTGGCTCATATAAAACGAAAGTGTAAAGCAAGAGGAGAAACCGAGTTTTTCCGAAAAAACTCGGTTTCTGTTGCACGATTTCTTAACATAAGCAAAAACGGTTATCAGTAAAAGGTAAGTTAATATGAAAATAGATCCAATAACCCTCGCCGTGATTCGTGGCAGCTTGGAACAGATTGCAGACGAAATGGACGCCACCCTTGAGCGGATGGCGTTTTCGCCGGTAATCTCCGACGGTTTTGACCGAGCTAGCGGTATTTACGACAAAACCAACGGCGAGGTTATTATGCAGGGGCCGCGCGGGCTGCCGAGTTTCATTTACGTCATGGAATTCACCACTCGCACGGTGATTGAGTCGATTGAGAACATTGAGCCGGGCGACATCTACATTGTGAACGATCCCTACTTGGGTGGTACGCACCTGATGGATGTGAAGATGGTCAAGCCTGTATTCTATAAGGGAAAATTGACTGCATTTCTCGCCAATAGCGGACATTGGCCCGACATTGGTGGGCGGGTGCCCGGCGGTTTCTCAAGCAAAGCCACGGAGATTTATCAGGAAGGTCTTCGTCTTCCGCCGATACGAATTTTGGACAAGGGGGAACTGAACAGAGAGGTGCTTGACATCATTCTGCACAACG encodes the following:
- a CDS encoding mannonate dehydratase is translated as MKVLLRQRDLSDEYIQFAAQIGADGFDIHNAESIPGLVEQGYPDLEQLTKLKERVNAAGLNIYRVAPAEPQQFLTGKPGGEKELDNLCKSLEIFGQVGIPFMSMPVHLAQTPEHRDANPGYRGGYTKPLRGNYTFGGFDVELMKRSIAEKPLEPFSVEKHWGRCVQMYQRLVPLAEKFDVKLIIHPSDPPLPETEFSPKRWAAILDAVPSDHSGLLYCIGTCYESGVNIFENIRHFGAKGKIFHTHFRNVQGTIPTGGYMEVALDDGDMNMFKVLQTLKEIGFDGGLQIDHLPNYIGDVEQRASSAYAVAYVKALLRALEA
- a CDS encoding Ldh family oxidoreductase, with protein sequence MNRPPETFVSVQEDRLLAFSTACFEKAGLSHDHAALISRLLVNSDLRGVRSHGTRTVNGYCSGFENGDMNPQPNIRQIHETPTAVVLDGDGTLGYLPMVRATEGAIAKAKEVGLGMGLVRHIGHYGSAGHYARMCEEAGCIGFSVQGYQNLGNAAGSDPKPQLGYFGNPPICFAIPGGDEPSVVLDAATSIMADYQRGDDYDALLSLIPAAFFKSVGYTAVAGLLGGGLTGYTLPDDEGVTERWPGGARLGGMVLAIHVDAVVPEAVFRAETDRMVRDVRETFEPMPGYDRALLPGGIEVERVEMHRRNGIRYGEIEQESAREVSERLGVPLPWD
- a CDS encoding Gfo/Idh/MocA family oxidoreductase: MEPLRVGFIGAGGFARHTIYPALHLAPVALQAVCDMDEAKAKDAAGKFGTGRWYTDRHKMWEQEDLEALIISMRPDPRQSLVREALEAGYHVFVPKPPAPSLADATELAETADQAGKMLMINFQRRFSLGVSRAKEIMAQESFGQLTQLFCSFCSGTYPTVQWYLLDFAIHHFDLAQYIAGPAKEIAVFHNEVGGQGSFAVAVEFENGAVGNLQLNSQRLWRRNYDRIEITGQEEYIVLDGLWEIAHYADSQNVFTDNFSDQRNGELTGDGHSLTEFVNAIRENREPIASINDCLKSMRLYEAVLERRKGVITLND
- a CDS encoding GNAT family N-acetyltransferase translates to MAVSIRKYCGDDRAQVGMIWSAAFDGGQPNPRLENPELPLDLRSPDEDSQVFVADVDGVVSGAFQIFYAPLTCRGVHFRCGGMSGVAVAPASRKRHVGSAMMTWSIEEMYRTGEVVTNLRAAHEFFYRRFGWECCGRCVRITCPVPLFPRMDCVLPVRQLSVDDWGQLDATYEEFAHRYSGMRLARKGFGLSRLTQTEGTPPFVFAAGEPVEAYAIVRLTLGIDLAIIEFVWTTLRGYETMLATLAGTGINHQSITWDEPSNGPFLSSKWFTRGMMAQLPDPSMFRVLDVPASLTGLSTTASGTFTMTIDDEILPSNRGPWRVSYCPEGVRVEPSDTAALHMDIHQYTQAWLGEPSLADLLTHGFVSSSSAEAAEAAKALLPPQTTYSLEYF
- a CDS encoding exo-alpha-sialidase — its product is MSHTILYKRKGFYGAFPVLTHLPDGRLTVGIPVAPFHDHYAVADWLVFLSEDEGETWQETDDPTLPDNWPGTSPREIYDRFAAVMPDGTYLCAGTVGWQAQPAEQQADVEAQGLVVRPHPHDKNAILVGSNKLFVQRSTDKGNTWERQEWTVPGVEHLTAFPRSAWLADGTILVPVYGADPDARWRTYIWRSGDGGKTWRWLTMGSYVTGVEGNETSLLEVSPGRVLAHTRTEGSYLLETWSDDGGRTWSQPLQTPIWGYPPHLLKLRDGRILCSFGYRQEPMGVRAVLSHDGGVTWGMDNVIVLRDDGGTPSEFRSDVQGGGADVGYPISTQLSDGSILTTYYITLSDGVTHSVATRWEI
- a CDS encoding mannonate dehydratase; this encodes MLIQEQLPWTQMDDEHLSLFKAIGVDYVTINPPPDDLKDGEDRADFWKEMSRRVDSHGMKLDNVGMNCWDEISLARPDRDQKIDAWCTMIRNLGAAGIRTLGYNFKPIGNFRTTSAIGRGGVRYSTFDYDEFMEDPADVPKKYIAEEQLLENLHYFLNRIVPVAEEAGVKLAIHPDDPPIPEPLGGAARILSTLDHFERTFNTVPGEMNAMLFCQGCVREMGEDVPSAIRRIGSQNKIAYVHFRNIRGTPKSFQEVFVDEGDVDMYEAMQTYREVGFEGPFMMDHTPSFPQENTQWAGRAFAVGYIRSMIQAVYR